The genomic stretch CGTCTTTTAAGAAGCGTTTGAGTAGATTCACTGAGAATTTTGTCattagtttttagttttgttttatttgatctACGTGGGAGGCTGGTGGTGATAGTGTTAGCTAGTTTGTTGTAAAAATGTTGGATGTCTTGTTCTTCTACGTGTTTTATTTCCAGTTGGTTTATATTGGTTTCTAGGGTCCTCAGATATTTCGATATATCCTCATCTGTCTTTAGCGGAACAGGTTGTGCTTTGAAAGAAGTTCTACTCTTTTTGCCTTGGTCTAGAATGTAGGTAGCTCTTACCAAGCGATGATCGAAGCTGAATCCGAAGCCATGTAGTACTTCAACATTTGTAATCTTAGAGCGGTGATTTGACAAAATAAAATCGATTTCGTTTTTTACTTTGTCACAAGGCGATAGCCAGGTCCATTTGCGATTTGCTCGAGCTTTGAAAAATGAGTTCATGACTGACATTTTATGTTCCAATGCGAATTGAATAAGTTTGTCTCCTCTTTCATTTCTCTTCCCGTATCCGAATTTTCCCAAAACAAGGCTTTCGTTATCGTCTATTTTTTTCATCTGGCCAATTTTTGCGTTAAAATCACCGATAACGAGGACGTTTTCTCCTGCCTGGCTTTGAGCTTCCTGAAGAGTTTCATAAAATGAGTTGATTTCTTCATCTGCAGCATTGTGAGTTGGTGCCTATGTGGCGGGTATGTGAATAAGTCCACACAATCAGTTCggatatttattaatgaaacacAAATACAAACTTAAAGATATGTAAATCTATAAAACATATGGCGCGAGCACAAGTGGTTACGCGATCTTTATTAGCGGCGGTAAGCGACTGACTTCTCTCGAACGTGCGGCGCGCGGACGGCTGTCGGCGCGCGGCGAGTTGCTGTGACGTCAACGCAAAACCGGTTTATAGATAAGAAGCTAGGCGGACGGCTCGATGCGCGCGAATTTATGATGTTAATATGCACGTAATATTTATGATTAGGTATTCTTGTTTATATGTAGTTTGTGTGTATaagttatgtattatttattactgtagttatttatatttatttacttagttgTTATTATTGGTGTGTGTTTAGAAGTGTGCTGGTATATCCATATCACTCCCTTCCAGAGGCCGTAGCTACGGACGATAAAAATCCGGAAATCGGACGCGTCTGCCGGATCTCGTCACGCGTGTGGTATCCGAACTACTGTCCGTGACTTTGGGAGTAACTTGGGTAGATGGTTTGGAAATTGTGGGGAGATGTGTTTCAGGAGTGGGGTCGGTGGCGGTGTTAAGTATATAGGCCGGCTTAAGGCGGTCTATTGAAACTGTTACGTCTTTACCTTTTAGCCTTATCTTGAAAATTTTGTCATCTCTTTCTATTACTTCATGGGGACCAGAATAAGCAGGATGGAATGTACTTCTCAACGCGTCTTCTCTAAGGAATACGTGGCTGGAGGTAGCTagatctttttaaataaatattttatttttattatgacgtGAAGCAGGACATGGCTGTAATCGTTCGCAAAATGAACGAATCCTTGCTGTAAAATCAGTAATGTCCGTTGTGGTACTCACGTTGTTTTCGAAGAATTCGCCTGGGAGTCGTAAGGGCTCCCCGTAGACGAGTTCTGCCGACGAACATTGCAGATCGGCTTTGAAGGCACTTCGTATACCTAGTAGCACCAGTGGTAACGTCTCTGTCCAGTTACTATCAGCGTGGCATGTGATTGCTGTTTTAAGTTGGCGATGAAACCTTTCCACTAGGCCATTGCAGGCAGGATGATAAGCCGTGGTTTGACGGTGTTTGAATCCGGCTATTTTGGACAAGCATTTGAATAAGTCTGATTGAAATTGGGCTCCCCGATCTGTCACAATGTCTGTTGGAACTCCGAACCTTGAAATCCAACCAGACAGAAGAGCTTTGGCGACTGTTTGAGCCGTGATATCTACAATGGGGATGACTTCTGACCACCTAGTAAAACGGTCTACTGCTGTCAGACAATAACGATATCCGTTTGAATACGGTAAAGCACCGATAAGATCAATATGTATGAAAGAAAATCTAGCTCTAGGTAAATCAAATGTACCTAAAGGTGCTGAGACGTGACGATGGATTTTAGAAAGCTGGCAAGCTAAACACGTACGTGACCATTCTCTAGAGTCTTTCCTAACAGCTGGCCAAACGAAACGCTGAGCTATGAGTTTAGCGGTGGCATTCGCCACCTGGATGACTTAGTCCGTGAAGACTGTCAAAAACTTACGTAAGGACGTGGGAACGAAGGGTCTAGGCGTGCCGGTGCTTGTGTCGCAAAGTAATTCGACTTCGCTTTCAGGATCCTTTACTTTAGCTAATCGAAGTGAAGATTGATCGATCAGGTGTTAAAGCTCAGGATCGTCAGTCTGTGCTTTAGCGAGAACTTCAAGGTCAACTGGATTTTGTATTTCATCTACGCGAGACAAGGTATCTGCAACAACGTTATCTTTGCCAGATATGTGACGAATGTCACTCGTGAATTGTGATATTAAATCCAGGTGTCTATACTGACGCGGGGAGCAGTTATTCTTCCGATTGTGGAATGCATAACATAAAGGTTTATGGTCAGTATAGACTATGAAATGGCGGGCCTCAAGCATGTGTCGGAAGTATTTGATTCCTTCATATATAGCAAGTAATTCGCGGTCATAGGGCGAGTACTTCTGTTGTGAAGGGCTAAGCTTCCGAGAAAAGAATGCCAAGGGTTGCCAGGCTTTCTCTTTATATTGCTGTAGCACGGCACCTACTGCTAAGTCAGACGCATCTGTGACAAGAGCAAGTTTGGCTTCGCAATCAGGGTGTGCTAATAAGGCAGCATTACATAAACTGTCCTTTGATTGTTCAAAGGCGATGAGAGTTTCGCCTGTCAGGTTTACTGGGTGCGAAGCTTTTACAGAACCGGTTAATAAAGCGTTCAGAGGTGCTTGAATTTTCGCGGCATTAGGTATGAACCTCCGATAAAAGTTAAGCATACCTAAAAAACGTCGAAGAGATTTCACTGTCTGTGGCTTGGGGTATTCCCTGATGGCTTGCACTTTGGATTCCAGTGGCTTAGTACCAGTGGCTGAAATATGATAGCCTAAGAACTCTACTTCTGACACCCCAAAAACACACTTAGAGGTGTTTACTAGAACGCCATACTTCGTCATCCTTTCGAAGAGTACATTGAGATGTCGCTCGTGCTCCGTAGCATCCCTAGAGAAGACTAAAAAATCGtctaaataacaataacaaaaatccaGACCTCGGGTCATCTCATCTACGAAACGTTGAAACGTTTGGCCTGCGTTCCGTAGTCCAAAGTTCATAAATGGGAACTCGAAGAGGCCAAATGGGGTTGTGACAGCTCCCTTAGGGATGTCAGGTTCGAAAACTGGGATTTGGTTATAGGCTTTAACAAGATCAATGGTGGAAAATACTGTACAACCAGATATGCTATGAGCAAAGTCATGAATGTGTTTTATCGGGTACTTATCTGGTATAGTGCGTGCGTTGAGCTGCCTGTAGTCTCCGCATGGTCACCAGCCGTTGTCTTTCTTCGGGGCTAAATGTAGGGCGGATGACCAGGGGCTCTCGGAGGGACGCGCTGTTCCATTTCTCAGCATCAGATCGAACTCTTGCTTCGCTATTTTTAACCTGTCAGGAGCTAACCTACGAGGGGGGCATGATATAGGAGGACCGGGTGTAGTGCGGATGTAGTGTTGTGTGTTATGTTTAACTGTGCCTGGTGTACCGGCGGGGCGGGTGATATCGGGGAATTTCAACAGAATATTATGATACCTACTGTTTCCGCCAGCCGGTATCTTAACACTAGTTACGCGCGAGTCGGGTGACATAATACCAGTTATACTACTAATGTTGGTTAGGCTATCGATAAGCTTACGGTTACTTATATCTACTATTAGTTTATAGTAGGAAAGAAAGTCTACGCCGATAATAGGCTTTGTGACATCTGCGATTATAAAGCGCCATGGAAAGTCGCGGCGTAAAcctatatttattgttaattgAATGTACCCGTAAGTATCGATAGCCGTACCGTTTGCCGCACACAATGTAAAAGAAGTTTTCCGACATTCGCGTAGTGCACTACTCGGGTAAACACAAACATCACTCCCGGTGTCTATTAAAAAGTTCCTCTTGGTGACGCGGTCGGTGACAAATAGGCGACCCGGTGACTTTGAGCAGTCGTCTGTCGCCATTATCGACTGCCCTGCGAGTTTCCCAACCTGCCGTAGTCGCATGGTTTGGTACACTTCGTGGCCTTAGCGCCAAACTTGGAGTGGTACCAGCAGGTTGGGAATTTTTCATAGTTACTCGTAGACCTGGACCTGGAACGTCTGCGATTGTTGTAGCGCTCGGGGTTTCTGCCCTGCCTGTTTAGTTGCATCGTCAGATTTTTCACAGCTTGCTTCAGCTCCGCTATCTCCCTTGACATTACTTCCATACTGGAACCTGGGGCGGCTTGGGCTGCAGAAGTTGAACAGGCGTTGACGTGGGGAAGCGGCGAGACGATGTCACAGACCCTGTCGGCTAGGTCTGCTAAATTATCTAATGCTCCAGAGGGTTGTGAAGCGATCAACGCCTGAATATTTGGTGGCAGTCTGCTGCACCACATGCTTTTAATAAATTCCTCTGGGATAGAGGGGCCAGCCAAGCTCTGGAGGTGACGTAAAAATTGTGATGGCTTTCGGCTTCCCAACTCCTCATATTTTAGCAGTTGTTGTATCTTCCTGTCGCGGGAGGCCGAAAGCCGTTTGATAAGCTcctcctttaattttttgtacTTGTTGGTCGCCGGGGGGGAGGTAATCAGATCTTTTACCTCTTTTGACTGTACATTGTCGAGGTTACTCacgatataaaaaaattttgtatCCTCTGACGTTACCCCAGCGATCTCAAACTGGCTTTCAATCTGTGCGAACCACAACTCTGGGTCGTCCGGCCAAAATGGTGGaacctttatttttatattatggttCAACGTTTGTTCCGCTGTATGTACCGGTTTTGTACGCCTCTTGCATCGACGCGTGGTAATTCGGTCTTCCGACTTAACGGTGGCATCCGTGTCACTGCTGTCGTTCTCCATTTATATTTTCACGTGTTCCAGCGGGGTCACCAGTGTGGCGGGTATGTGAATAAGTCCACACAATCAGTTCggatatttattaatgaaacacAAATACAAACTTAAAGATATGTAAATCTATAAAACATATGGCGCGAGCACAAGTGGTTACGCGATCTTTATTAGCGGCGGTAAGCGACTGACTTCTCTCGAACGTGCGGCGCGCGGACGGCTGTCGGCGCGCGGCGAGTCGCTGTGACGTCAACGCAAAACCGGTTTATAGATAAGAAGCTAGGCGGACGGCTCGATGCGCGCGAATTTATGATGTTAATATGCACGTAATATTTATGATTAGGTATTCTTGTTTATATGTAGTTTGTGTGTATaagttatgtattatttattactgtagttatttatatttatttacttaggtgTTATTATTGGTGTGTGTTTAGAAGTGTGCTGGTATATCCATACCTATACTTGTATTATTGTAAGTAGTTGGTTGTCGTATTTTAGTTTAAGTAGCGCAACCCGATCTGAAAGCGCTGTGAAActtgagattttatttttatgttctttgtttattaaGAACCCAACTCCATATTGGCCAAGTGTTTCacctttgtaacaaaaaatgtatttttcatgcTTTTCGATTGCACAACCCATCTTCCTGACTTCTGCCAAGCCGAGTACatctattttgattttttgtaataGGTATGTCAGTTCTATAAACTTTTCTGTTCTTGCTAAAGATCTTACATTGAATGTTCCAATTTTGAGAGTCTGCTG from Bicyclus anynana unplaced genomic scaffold, ilBicAnyn1.1 scaffold_116, whole genome shotgun sequence encodes the following:
- the LOC128198039 gene encoding uncharacterized protein LOC128198039 encodes the protein MTQPPPSRLVPVGEKDHNPPTIIEKSTRKTKQPQQTLKIGTFNRLAARRQPSARRTFERSQSLTAANKDRSKEVKDLITSPPATNKYKKLKEELIKRLSASRDRKIQQLLKYEELGSRKPSQFLRHLQSLAGPSIPEEFIKSMWCSRLPPNIQALIASQPSGALDNLADLADRVCDIVSPLPHVNACSTSAAQAAPGSSMEVMSREIAELKQAVKNLTMQLNRQGRNPERYNNRRRSRSRSTSNYEKFPTCWYHSKFGAKATKCTKPCDYGRLGNSQGSR
- the LOC112054512 gene encoding LOW QUALITY PROTEIN: retrovirus-related Pol polyprotein from transposon opus (The sequence of the model RefSeq protein was modified relative to this genomic sequence to represent the inferred CDS: substituted 1 base at 1 genomic stop codon), translating into MATDDCSKSPGRLFVTDRVTKRNFLIDTGSDVCVYPSSALRECRKTSFTLCAANGTAIDTYGYIQLTINIGLRRDFPWRFIIADVTKPIIGVDFLSYYKLIVDISNRKLIDSLTNISSITGIMSPDSRVTSVKIPAGGNSRYHNILLKFPDITRPAGTPGTVKHNTQHYIRTTPGPPISCPPRRLAPDRLKIAKQEFDLMLRNGTARPSESPWSSALHLAPKKDNGWXPCGDYRQLNARTIPDKYPIKHIHDFAHSISGCTVFSTIDLVKAYNQIPVFEPDIPKGAVTTPFGLFEFPFMNFGLRNAGQTFQRFVDEMTRGLDFCYCYLDDFLVFSRDATEHERHLNVLFERMTKYGVLVNTSKCVFGVSEVEFLGYHISATGTKPLESKVQAIREYPKPQTVKSLRRFLGMLNFYRRFIPNAAKIQAPLNALLTGSVKASHPVNLTGETLIAFEQSKDSLCNAALLAHPDCEAKLALVTDASDLAVGAVLQQYKEKAWQPLAFFSRKLSPSQQKYSPYDRELLAIYEGIKYFRHMLEARHFIVYTDHKPLCYAFHNRKNNCSPRQYRHLDLISQFTSDIRHISGKDNVVADTLSRVDEIQNPVDLEVLAKAQTDDPEL